The window GCCGGGTTCGTTCGTCTACCAGAGCGACCTGACGCTGCCGGCCGGGGTCGAGCTGCCCGAGCCGACCTTCCTGCTCGATCCGTTCGACTACAGCCGCCAGCGGGCGATGCAGAAGGACATCGAAGCGGGCCGCTGCGAGTTCCACGTCCTGCCGCCGGGTCATGTCCGCCGGGACGGTAAGACTTATGTACCGATTCTTGAGAAGGAACTGTCCCGATGACCAAGCGCAAGATCGTCCTCGCTTTCTCCGGTGGTCTGGACACCTCGTACGCCCTCGTGGACTTCCGCGAGAAGGGCTGGGACGTGGTGACCGCCAACATCGACACCGGTGGCCTGCACAGCGGTGAGGCCGATGTGGTCCGGGCCCGCGCCGAGGAGTTGGGCGCCGTCGAGCACCACGTCGTGGACGCCCGCGCGGAACTCTACGACCGGGTGATCACCTACGCGATCAAGGCGAACTATCTGCGCAACGGCGCCTACCCGTCGTGTGTCGGTGCGGAGCGGCTGATCCAGGCGGAGAAGGTCGTCCAGGTCGCGCTGGCGGTCGGCGCGGACGCGGTGGCGCACGGCTCGACCGGCGCGGGCGCCGACCACGTGCGTTACGACGCGGTGATCCGGGCGCTGGCCCCGCACCTGGAGATCGTCACCCCGATCCGGGACGAGCGGCTCACCCGTGAGGGGGAGACCGACTTCCTGCGGTCGCGGGGCTACGAGGTGAGCGAGAAGGTCAAGCTGTACTCGATCAACGAGGGCCTGATCGGCACGTCGATCGGTGGCGAGGAGACCTACGGCTCCTGGGAGTACCTGCCGGAGTCGGCCTGGACCTACACCAAGTCGATCGACGAGGCGCCGGAGAAGGGCGTCGAGCTGCTGATCAGCTTCGAGAAGGGTGAGGTCGTCTCGGCGGTGACCGCCGACGGCGAGCCGCTGCCCAGCGAGAACAGCTACGACATCCTGTCCGCGCTCAACGTCCTGGGCGGCGAGCACGGCGTCGGCCGGGGCATCCACATGGGCTCCACCATGGTCGGCAACCTGGCCCGGGTCGGGTTCGAGGCGCCGGGCATGCTGATCCTCATCGCCGCGCACCGTGAGCTGGAGAAACTGGTCCTGTCGAACCGGCAGCAGGCCACCAAGGCGACGCTCGGCAACACCTACGGCGACCTGCTGCACGAGGCCGTCTACTTCGACCCGATCATGGATGACTTCCGGGCCTTCCTGGACTCCAGCCAGACCCGGGTCACCGGCACCGTGCGGGTCCTGCTGCACAAGGGCAACATCGTGCTCCTCGGCAGCCGGAGCCCGCACAGCCTGCTGGACGCGGCGACCCGGTCGGGTGTCGTCTACGGCCACGGCTCGTCGCTGTGGACCGGCGAGCAGGCCCGCGCCTTCGCCCACATGTACTCGGTGCCGGGCGCCATCCAGCGGGCCGCGGCCCACCCGGCCGAATAGAAGCTATGCCTTGAGCCAGGTGGTGAGCACGTGCAGGGCCTGCCGGATCTCCGGCACCAGCACGTGCTCACCGTCGGTGTGTGCCTGCAGCGGGTCACCCGGGCCGAAATTGACCGCCGGGACGCCCAGCCCGGCGAACCGCGACACGTCGGTCCAGCCCAACTTGGCCTGCGGTGTGCGGCCGACGAGCTCGACGAACTCCTTGGCGGCGGGCCGGTCCAGCCCCGGCCGCGAACCCGGCGCCGCGTCGGTCACCTCCAGCTCGAACCCGGCGAACACCGCACGCAGATGCGCCTCGGCCTCGGCCACGTCACGGTCCGGAGCGAACCGGTGGTTGATGTGGACCGTGCACAGGTCGGGGATCACGTTGCCGGCGATGCCGCCCTCGATCTTCACGGCGTTGAGCCCCTCGTGATACTGCAGACCGTCGACGATCGGCTGCCGGGGCACGTAGGCGCGCAGCACGTCGAGCACGGCGCCCGCGCTGTGGATGGCGTTGCTGCCCTTCCACGAGCGCGCCGAATGGGCCGCCACCCCGGGCACGGTGATCTTCACCCGCATGGTGCCCTGACAGCCGCCCTCGACCGTGCCGTCGGACGGCTCACCGAGGATCGCGAAGTCGCCGACCAGCCAGTCCGGGTGATTACGGACCAGTCGGCCGAGCCCGTTGAGTCGGGCCGCGACCTCCTCGTGGTCGTAGAACACATAGGTCACGTCATAGCGCGGCTCGGTCAGTGTCGCGGCCAGGTGCAGGGCCATCGCGACACCCGCCTTCATGTCGACGGTGCCGCGCCCGCGCAGCACGTCGCCGTCGACCACGACGGGCAGATTGTCGGCGATCGGCACGGTGTCGAGATGCCCGGCGATCACCACCCGGGTCGGTCGGCCCAGGGACGTCCGCGCCACCACCGCGTCACCATCACGCAGCACCTCGAGGTGCGGATAGGCGCGCAGGGCGCTCTCCACGGCGTCGGCCAGGGCCTTCTCGTCGCCACTTACGGACGGAATATCACAGATGGTCCGAGTGAGATCGACAACATCACCGGTCAGATCGAGGCTGGTCATGTTGCAAACTTATCAGATCAAGAGCATTTTTATGCGTACGGCTACGTGAGCCGCCTCGTGCGGCCCGCGAGGCCGACGGTCCGTCCCGGGCCCCGGCGCGTCCGCCGGGGCATGAGCGGTCCGTCACCGTTCCACCGGTCCGTCCCACCCAGCGCGATGGGACCGGGCCGGGCTCCGGGGTCCGGATCGCAGCGATAGGGTCAGGAAGGTAACGAAACGTGAGCGGACGAGGAGAAGGTGTGTCGGAGAGCGACGAGCCGACGAGGCTGTGGGGTGGCCGTTTCGCCGGTGGTCCGGCGGAGGCGCTCGCCCGGCTGAGCGTCAGCGTCCAGTTCGACTGGCGGCTCGCGCCGTACGATCTGCTGGCCTCCCGCGCGCACGCCCGGGTGCTGGCCAACGCGGGCCTGCTCGACGCCGACGAGCTGGGAAAGATCCTGGCCGCGCTGGATGATCTGGCGTCGGCCTGCGCGGCCGGCGAGTTCCGTCCCACGATCGAGGACGAGGACGTGCACACCGCCCTGGAGCGGGGCCTGCTGGAGCGCCTCGGCGCGCTCGGCGGCAAACTCCGGGCCGGCCGTTCCCGTAACGACCAGGTCGCCACCGACCTGCGGCTCTACCTGCGCGATCACGCCCGCGGGGTGGCCGTGGCGCTGATCGAGCTGGCCGACGCGCTGACCGAGCAGGCGGCCCGTAACGTCGACACCCCGGCCCCCGGCCTGACCCACGTGCAGCATGCGCAGCCGGTCAGCTTCGGCCACTGGCTGCTGGCGCACGTGCAGCCGCTGCTGCGTGACCTGGAGCGGCTGAAGGACTGGGACGCGCGGACCGCGATCAGCCCGTTGGGCTCGGGCGCGCTGGCCGGCTCGTCGCTGCCGCTGGACCCGGCGGCGGTCGCCAAGGAGCTGGGCTTCACCGCCCCCGCACAGAACTCGATGGACGCTGTCGCCGACCGTGACTTCGTGGCCGAGTTCCTCTTCGTGACCGCGCTGATCGGCGTGCACCTGTCCCGTCTCGGTGAGGAGGTCGTCCTCTGGACGTCGACCGAGTTCGGCTGGGTCGAGCTGGACGACGCCTTCGCCACCGGGTCGTCGATCATGCCGCAGAAGAAGAACGCGGACATCGCCGAGCTGGCCCGGGGTAAGAGCGGGCGTCTGGTCGGCGGTCTGGTCGCGGTGCTCACCATGCTCAAGGGGCTTCCCCTGACGTACGACCGGGACATGCAGGAGGACAAGGAGCCGGCCTTCGACGCGGTCGACACCCTGGAGCTGCTGCTGCCCGCGCTGGCCGGGATGGTCTCGACGATGACGGTCCGGGTGGACCGCCTGGCCGCGGCCGCCCCGGTGGGTTTCTCGTTGGCCACCGAGGTCGCCGACTGGCTGGTCCGCAAGGGTGTGCCGTTCCGTGACGCGCACGAGATCACCGGCAAACTGGTGGCTCTCTGCTCGGCCCGCGAGTGCGAGCTGGAGGACCTGACCGACGACGATCTGAAGACGGTCAGCGAGCACCTGGACCCGTCGGTGCGCGAGGTGCTGTCAGTGTCGTCGGCGCTGGCCGCCCGGACCACGCCCGGTTCGACGGGCCCCGGCCCGGTCGCCGACCAGCTCGCGACCGTGCAGCACAAGCTGGACAACTGGCGTCAGTGGGCGGTCGAGAAGGTCGTGCCCCGCTAGCCCTGACCGCCGGGCGGCCATCGACGGTGATCCGGGTCATAGTGGGACGGGAGCGGCTCCGGCCGCTCCCGTTTTTGTCGGGGGTGGCCGATAGCGTTCCGGCATGTCGTTCGAGTTGCCCGAGCCCTGGCCGACCCGGTTGCACCCGCGCCGCGGCGGCGCCGGTGTCCGCCCGGTCGAGCCCGAGCCACGCGCTCGTGAGGTCGTCGACGGGCAGATGCGGCAGCTGCCCGGCTTCGTCCCGGGTGTGATCGCGAGCGAGTTCACCGAGCCTGAGCTGCGTGAGGCCGCCACCGCCTGGAGCGCCGGAGATCCCACGGCGCCTCCCGTGGGAGCCGCGGTGGCCGCCTTCGCGGTGAGGCTGCTGGACTGGCAGGAGCACGTGCGATATCCGTGGTTCGCCGACCTGTGGCTGGCCGAGCGGGGCCTGCGATTCGCCGCCGAGGCGGCCGTGGAGCTGTTCTCGCTGATCCTGGTGGCCGAGGGCGACCGCCCACCACGCCGGGCCATCCGCCGCGACGGCACCGAGACGATGGGCGTGCGCCGCCGCCGGCCCGGCGACGAGCAGCGCACCCTGGCCCTCGCCTTCGATCCCGATCTCCAGGTGCTGCTACGGGTCCGCGCCGCCCTGGCCGCAGCCCCCGACGACCTGCACGCGGAGATAGTCGACGCACTCGCCGCCTACCGCGAACACGGTCCGCCCAGGTCCGGTCCGCCCGGGCAGGGTCCGCCCGGGCAGCGTCTGCCCGGGCGCGGCTTTTCCGAGCGTGGCCTGGGCGCGGGGGGCCTTCAGGTGCGATGCGCCACCTCGGTGCTGGTTCCGTCCCGGGTCGACTGGGTGGAGCACGATTGGGCGGAGGCCCTCGCCGAGCCCGGTTTCAACCGCGCCGCGATGCTGCTGGCCGCGATCAGCACGCCTGAGCAGGCGGCGGCCGCACGCGGTGCCTCCGGCTCGCTGACCGTCGGGTGGCCAGGCCTGAATGCCACTGTCGTCGACGGCCTGGGCCCCGCCGCCGCGTCCGGCCTCCTGCTGGACTGGTTCGACCGTCTGCCGCCGACCCGCACCGAGCCGCGCCGCGACCTGCTCGCGCTGCTGGCCGTGCTGCCGGGGGAGGAGACGATGCGGGGCCTGATCGATCGTCTCGACCAGAGGCACGTGCGAGAGGCGCTGACCGAGGCCGCCACCCGCTTTCCGGAGCCCGCACTGCGATTGTTGTCCGCCCCGTCCGGCAAGCCCCAGGTGACCGACCTGCTGTCCGCCCGAGTGCGCGCCGACCCGTCGCTGGCCGAGCGGGTCGCCACCACTCTGCCCACCGCCCAGGCCGCCCGCATCCGCGCTTGTCTGTCCGCTGCCGCCACGGTGGCGCCCGCCCCACCGGAGGCGCTGCCCCCGTTGCTGGCCGACCCGCCTTGGCGCCGTCGGCGAAAGGGCCCACCGGTCGTCCTCGACCTGACGGCCCCGGAGCCACCGACCACCGTGGAGTGGAAGCCGGGCGAGCGAGCCGAGTGGCTGTCCACCCCACTCGACCGGCCAGACGATCCGGTGTCTGCCGCAGGCCTGGGTGACCGGTTCGTCGGCGCCGGCCGGGACACCTCAGCCGGGGCTGCCTCCGCCGACACGAAGGACTGGGCTGGCTCGGCCGGCACGAAGGACTGGGCTGGAGTCGCCGGGCGGCTGGAGCGTGGCGAGGTGGTCGGCTGGCGTGAGGCGGCGGAGTTCTTCGTCGCCGGGCCGGAGGAGGTGGCACGGCCCCTGCTCGCCGAGTGGAAACCGGTGCCCGAGCCGGGCTGTGAGCCCTGGATGCGGCGGATCGTCGCCCGGTTCGAGGCGGACGCGTTGCCGCTCCTGCGGCGACTGGCCTTCCACGACTCGATGTTGTCCGGGCCGTTGATGCTGCCGTTCGTGTCGCCGGACATCCCGTGGCGGATGCAGGTCCGCCTGCATGACCGGGGGCGGACCGGCCAGGCGGCGCGTGCCTGGCTGGATCGGCAGCCCGGGTCGGCCGCGAGCCGGCTGATGCCGCGCGCGTTCGGCCCGGACGGCACCGCACGACGATCGGCGCAGCACACGCTGGTGTACATGGTGGCCACCGGTCACACGGAGATACTGCGTGAGGTCGCCGACTCCTACGGGCCGGAGACCAGGGCGGCCGTCGAGGAGTTGGTCACCATCGATCCGCTGGCGATCCTGCCGACGAGACTCCCCGCCATTCCGAAGTGGTTCGACCCGGCGCTGCTACCGCCGGTCCGGCTGCGGCGGCCCCGGCCACCGGCGACAAGGTCGCCGGAAGTCGTCGCCCTCACCTCCTCCGGATCGCCGCGAGTGGCGTCCGATGTCGAGGGGTGGGACGAGAGGGATCTCGTTCTGCCGACGGAGCGGCTGGGGCGGCCCCTGCCGACGGAGCGGCCGGGGCGGGCCTCCACGACCCCGCAGGTGGCGTCCGATGCTGAGGGGATGGCGGCCGTCGGTGACGAGCGGGATCTCGTTCTGCCGACGGAATCGCTGCGGGACCTGGCTATGGTGTTCGCCCTGCACAAACCTCTCGAACCGTATGCCGGCGTCGAAGTCGTCCGGGCGGCGTGTGAACCCGAGGACCTGGCCCGGTTCGCGTGGGGTCTGTTCGAGGCGTGGCTGGCCGCCGGCGCCGACGGGCGGCAGGGCTGGGCGCTCGACGCACTCGGGCTGGTCGGTGACGACGAGGTCGTGCGGCGGCTCACTCCGCTGATCATGGGGTG of the Actinoplanes sichuanensis genome contains:
- the argG gene encoding argininosuccinate synthase; its protein translation is MTKRKIVLAFSGGLDTSYALVDFREKGWDVVTANIDTGGLHSGEADVVRARAEELGAVEHHVVDARAELYDRVITYAIKANYLRNGAYPSCVGAERLIQAEKVVQVALAVGADAVAHGSTGAGADHVRYDAVIRALAPHLEIVTPIRDERLTREGETDFLRSRGYEVSEKVKLYSINEGLIGTSIGGEETYGSWEYLPESAWTYTKSIDEAPEKGVELLISFEKGEVVSAVTADGEPLPSENSYDILSALNVLGGEHGVGRGIHMGSTMVGNLARVGFEAPGMLILIAAHRELEKLVLSNRQQATKATLGNTYGDLLHEAVYFDPIMDDFRAFLDSSQTRVTGTVRVLLHKGNIVLLGSRSPHSLLDAATRSGVVYGHGSSLWTGEQARAFAHMYSVPGAIQRAAAHPAE
- the dapE gene encoding succinyl-diaminopimelate desuccinylase is translated as MTSLDLTGDVVDLTRTICDIPSVSGDEKALADAVESALRAYPHLEVLRDGDAVVARTSLGRPTRVVIAGHLDTVPIADNLPVVVDGDVLRGRGTVDMKAGVAMALHLAATLTEPRYDVTYVFYDHEEVAARLNGLGRLVRNHPDWLVGDFAILGEPSDGTVEGGCQGTMRVKITVPGVAAHSARSWKGSNAIHSAGAVLDVLRAYVPRQPIVDGLQYHEGLNAVKIEGGIAGNVIPDLCTVHINHRFAPDRDVAEAEAHLRAVFAGFELEVTDAAPGSRPGLDRPAAKEFVELVGRTPQAKLGWTDVSRFAGLGVPAVNFGPGDPLQAHTDGEHVLVPEIRQALHVLTTWLKA
- the argH gene encoding argininosuccinate lyase, with translation MSESDEPTRLWGGRFAGGPAEALARLSVSVQFDWRLAPYDLLASRAHARVLANAGLLDADELGKILAALDDLASACAAGEFRPTIEDEDVHTALERGLLERLGALGGKLRAGRSRNDQVATDLRLYLRDHARGVAVALIELADALTEQAARNVDTPAPGLTHVQHAQPVSFGHWLLAHVQPLLRDLERLKDWDARTAISPLGSGALAGSSLPLDPAAVAKELGFTAPAQNSMDAVADRDFVAEFLFVTALIGVHLSRLGEEVVLWTSTEFGWVELDDAFATGSSIMPQKKNADIAELARGKSGRLVGGLVAVLTMLKGLPLTYDRDMQEDKEPAFDAVDTLELLLPALAGMVSTMTVRVDRLAAAAPVGFSLATEVADWLVRKGVPFRDAHEITGKLVALCSARECELEDLTDDDLKTVSEHLDPSVREVLSVSSALAARTTPGSTGPGPVADQLATVQHKLDNWRQWAVEKVVPR
- a CDS encoding DUF4132 domain-containing protein; this encodes MSFELPEPWPTRLHPRRGGAGVRPVEPEPRAREVVDGQMRQLPGFVPGVIASEFTEPELREAATAWSAGDPTAPPVGAAVAAFAVRLLDWQEHVRYPWFADLWLAERGLRFAAEAAVELFSLILVAEGDRPPRRAIRRDGTETMGVRRRRPGDEQRTLALAFDPDLQVLLRVRAALAAAPDDLHAEIVDALAAYREHGPPRSGPPGQGPPGQRLPGRGFSERGLGAGGLQVRCATSVLVPSRVDWVEHDWAEALAEPGFNRAAMLLAAISTPEQAAAARGASGSLTVGWPGLNATVVDGLGPAAASGLLLDWFDRLPPTRTEPRRDLLALLAVLPGEETMRGLIDRLDQRHVREALTEAATRFPEPALRLLSAPSGKPQVTDLLSARVRADPSLAERVATTLPTAQAARIRACLSAAATVAPAPPEALPPLLADPPWRRRRKGPPVVLDLTAPEPPTTVEWKPGERAEWLSTPLDRPDDPVSAAGLGDRFVGAGRDTSAGAASADTKDWAGSAGTKDWAGVAGRLERGEVVGWREAAEFFVAGPEEVARPLLAEWKPVPEPGCEPWMRRIVARFEADALPLLRRLAFHDSMLSGPLMLPFVSPDIPWRMQVRLHDRGRTGQAARAWLDRQPGSAASRLMPRAFGPDGTARRSAQHTLVYMVATGHTEILREVADSYGPETRAAVEELVTIDPLAILPTRLPAIPKWFDPALLPPVRLRRPRPPATRSPEVVALTSSGSPRVASDVEGWDERDLVLPTERLGRPLPTERPGRASTTPQVASDAEGMAAVGDERDLVLPTESLRDLAMVFALHKPLEPYAGVEVVRAACEPEDLARFAWGLFEAWLAAGADGRQGWALDALGLVGDDEVVRRLTPLIMGWPGQSGHARAVTGLGVLADIGTEVALVHLHRIAERTRYAGLRSAAQRQIDQVAARMGLSTERLADRLVPDFGLDGDGGLTLDYGPRSFAVRFDEELKPCVVDSGGKVLKNLPKPGVRDDAELAPAAYQRFTVLKKDVRTVAADQIRRLERAMVTGRRWPEAEFRRFLIEHPLLRHPARRLLWGRFDASGVLVGAFRVAEDGTFADEHDEETRIAAGQVVGVVHPIDLGRTLPRWSEVFADYRIMQPFAQLGRETGTLTGEEAATGRLVRFEGLRVPTGAVLGLENRGWRRERPMDGGVQVQITVSPVGGVQFVLDLDPGIAVGAVDVFPEQTLGAVGFGVREAARNEVAVSEVIRDLEALTSTR